One genomic segment of Ferrimonas sp. YFM includes these proteins:
- a CDS encoding LysR family transcriptional regulator, whose amino-acid sequence MYTLEQLRMFVAAVEQGSFSAAARKLGKAQSVVSQGIANLEIDLNLTLFDRSGRSPVLTDQGLTLFEQAQVMMLHHQRFQSSAQSLSLGEESQLVIALDEVLMVPGLESVLSSFSEHFPSTLLEFLTVASPDVADMVGSGRAHLGLMFSQIPYPTELDASYVGSLPFVAVVAPSHPLTGESPLTLDRLSAHRQILVRGTGGEQAGGFPAITSNSWGTNSFYMVAELASRGFGWGYIPQHLTQDPVLGHRLSVVEPEFDTQTWQMPVDLVTRPGAESGPALNWLKQALKRLLVD is encoded by the coding sequence ATGTATACCTTGGAGCAGTTACGCATGTTTGTGGCCGCGGTGGAGCAGGGCTCTTTCTCTGCTGCCGCGCGTAAGTTGGGGAAGGCGCAATCTGTGGTCAGCCAGGGAATCGCCAACCTGGAGATCGACCTGAACCTTACCCTGTTCGATCGCAGCGGCCGCTCGCCGGTGCTGACGGACCAGGGACTGACACTGTTCGAGCAGGCACAGGTGATGATGTTGCATCATCAGAGGTTTCAAAGCAGTGCCCAGAGTTTGAGTCTGGGCGAGGAGAGCCAACTGGTGATTGCCCTGGACGAGGTGTTGATGGTGCCAGGCTTGGAATCGGTGCTCTCTAGTTTCTCTGAGCACTTCCCCTCAACTTTACTGGAATTTCTTACGGTGGCCAGCCCGGACGTGGCTGATATGGTTGGTAGCGGCAGGGCGCATTTGGGGCTGATGTTCTCTCAAATACCCTACCCAACGGAGCTGGATGCCAGCTATGTTGGCAGTCTGCCCTTTGTCGCTGTTGTGGCCCCCTCTCACCCTTTGACTGGCGAGAGCCCTTTGACTCTGGACAGGCTAAGTGCCCATCGCCAAATCCTGGTCAGGGGGACTGGGGGCGAACAGGCGGGGGGCTTTCCGGCCATTACGTCCAACAGCTGGGGCACCAACAGCTTCTATATGGTGGCAGAGTTGGCCAGTCGAGGCTTTGGTTGGGGTTACATTCCCCAGCACCTGACGCAGGATCCGGTGCTAGGCCACAGACTGTCGGTGGTTGAGCCTGAATTTGATACTCAAACCTGGCAGATGCCCGTGGACCTGGTGACTCGCCCGGGAGCGGAAAGCGGCCCAGCCCTGAACTGGCTGAAGCAGGCCCTTAAAAGACTATTGGTCGACTAG
- a CDS encoding endonuclease/exonuclease/phosphatase family protein: MSAKTPTLRVATFNVSMEADNYRRREEALDPQALEKRLRTGRNRQIRNIAEIIQRVRPDILLLNEFDYIKDPRRGALAFQRRYLSVSQNGQRPIHFRHFHTAPVNSGEPSPLDIDGDGTASGTGGDAWGFGYYPGQYGMLVLSRFPIDTESVRSFRLFPWHRMPGALEPMYPDGSPFYDEQTWRRLRLSSKSHWDLPIRIRGKRVHLLAAHPTPPVFDGPERRNAARNFDEIRLWADYVDSERSGYLQDDRGVTGGLAEGEAFVIAGDYNASPVEGRSLTGAIEQLLAHPLIESGQPATSLGGAQHSPGNPHGDSHTADWRARVDYLLPSAAGIEVVDSGVFWPEPASELAYLVNGRGASSDHRLVWLDLCLN, encoded by the coding sequence ATGAGCGCTAAGACCCCCACCCTGAGGGTGGCGACCTTCAATGTCAGCATGGAGGCGGACAACTACCGTCGCCGGGAAGAGGCCTTGGATCCCCAGGCGTTGGAGAAGCGGCTGCGCACGGGTCGCAATCGCCAGATTCGCAACATTGCCGAGATCATCCAGCGGGTGCGGCCCGACATCCTGCTGCTCAATGAGTTCGATTACATCAAGGATCCCCGCCGCGGGGCGCTGGCGTTTCAGCGCCGTTACCTGTCGGTGTCGCAAAATGGCCAGAGGCCCATCCACTTCCGTCACTTCCATACGGCGCCGGTGAACAGCGGCGAGCCCAGCCCCCTGGATATCGACGGGGATGGCACTGCCTCCGGCACCGGCGGCGATGCCTGGGGTTTTGGTTACTATCCGGGGCAGTACGGCATGTTGGTGCTGTCCCGTTTCCCCATCGACACCGAATCGGTGCGCAGTTTCCGGCTGTTCCCCTGGCACAGGATGCCCGGAGCCCTGGAGCCGATGTATCCGGATGGGTCTCCCTTCTATGACGAACAGACCTGGCGCCGGCTGAGACTTTCCTCCAAGAGCCATTGGGACCTGCCCATTCGGATCCGGGGTAAGCGAGTGCACCTGCTGGCGGCTCACCCGACACCACCAGTGTTTGACGGGCCGGAACGGCGCAATGCCGCCCGTAACTTCGATGAGATTCGGCTGTGGGCGGATTATGTGGACTCTGAACGCAGTGGTTATCTGCAGGATGATCGGGGCGTTACCGGCGGGCTGGCAGAGGGTGAGGCTTTTGTCATCGCCGGCGACTACAACGCCTCGCCGGTTGAGGGGCGCTCCCTGACTGGGGCCATCGAACAGCTGCTGGCTCATCCATTGATCGAATCTGGGCAGCCAGCCACCAGTTTGGGCGGCGCTCAGCATTCGCCTGGCAACCCTCATGGCGACAGCCACACCGCCGACTGGCGGGCCAGGGTGGATTACCTGCTGCCGTCTGCCGCGGGCATTGAGGTGGTCGACAGCGGCGTGTTCTGGCCCGAGCCGGCCAGCGAACTCGCTTATCTGGTCAATGGCCGGGGTGCCTCTTCAGATCATCGGCTGGTGTGGCTGGATCTGTGCCTTAATTGA
- a CDS encoding ABC-F family ATPase — MIIASNITMQFGDKPLFEDISAKFGGGNRFGLIGANGAGKSTFMKILSGELEPSAGNVSLEANTRMAKLGQDQWAFEEYTVIDTVIMGHQEMWKVKAERDRIYSLPEMSEEEGMLVADLEVQFAEMDGYSAEARAGELLLGLGIPEDQHFGLMSAVAPGLKVRVLLAQVLFADPDIMLLDEPTNNLDIHTIHWLEEVLNGRNCTMIIISHDRHFLNSVCTHMADIDYGELRMYHGNYDEYMTAAEQARERMLADNAKKKAQIAELQSFVSRFSANASKARQATSRAKQIDKIQLQEVKASSRQSPFIRFEQEKKLFRNALEVEKLSQGFDDGLLFDNLELRVEVGERIAIIGENGIGKSTLLNTLVGRMAPKSGTVKWSENHNIGYYAQEHAADFDTDLNLFDWMGQWATEGADEQTIRSFLGRMLFSQNEIKKSTRVISGGEQGRMLFGKLMMQKPNILVMDEPTNHMDMESIEALNLALENYAGTLLFVSHDRQFVSSVATRIIELKADGITDFHGTYDEYLRSQGVEG, encoded by the coding sequence TTGATCATCGCCTCCAACATCACCATGCAGTTCGGGGACAAACCCCTTTTCGAAGACATCAGCGCCAAGTTTGGCGGCGGCAACCGCTTTGGCCTCATCGGCGCCAACGGTGCCGGAAAGTCCACCTTTATGAAGATCCTCTCCGGCGAGCTGGAGCCGTCCGCCGGCAACGTCAGCCTGGAAGCCAACACCCGCATGGCCAAGCTGGGCCAGGATCAGTGGGCCTTCGAAGAGTACACGGTGATCGACACGGTGATCATGGGCCACCAGGAGATGTGGAAGGTGAAAGCCGAGCGCGATCGCATCTACAGTCTGCCTGAGATGAGCGAAGAGGAGGGGATGCTGGTTGCCGACCTTGAGGTGCAATTTGCCGAGATGGACGGTTACAGCGCCGAAGCCCGTGCCGGTGAACTGCTGCTGGGCCTGGGCATTCCCGAGGACCAGCATTTCGGCCTGATGAGCGCCGTGGCCCCCGGTCTGAAGGTGCGGGTGCTGCTGGCCCAAGTGCTGTTCGCCGATCCCGACATCATGCTGCTGGACGAGCCCACCAACAACCTGGACATCCACACCATCCACTGGCTGGAAGAGGTGCTCAACGGGCGCAACTGCACCATGATCATCATCTCCCACGACCGTCACTTCCTGAACTCGGTGTGCACCCACATGGCGGACATCGACTACGGTGAGCTGCGCATGTACCACGGCAACTACGACGAGTACATGACCGCCGCCGAGCAGGCCCGTGAGCGGATGCTGGCAGACAACGCCAAGAAGAAGGCGCAGATCGCCGAACTGCAGAGCTTCGTCAGCCGCTTCTCTGCCAACGCCTCCAAGGCGCGCCAGGCCACCTCCCGAGCCAAGCAGATCGACAAGATTCAACTGCAAGAGGTGAAAGCCTCCAGCCGTCAATCTCCCTTCATCCGTTTCGAGCAGGAGAAGAAGCTGTTCCGTAACGCCCTAGAGGTGGAGAAGCTGTCCCAGGGCTTCGATGACGGCCTGCTGTTCGACAACCTGGAGCTGCGGGTAGAAGTGGGCGAGCGCATCGCCATCATCGGTGAAAACGGCATCGGCAAGTCCACCCTGCTCAACACCCTGGTGGGCCGCATGGCGCCCAAATCCGGCACCGTGAAGTGGTCTGAAAACCACAACATCGGCTACTACGCCCAGGAGCACGCCGCCGACTTCGACACCGACCTGAACCTGTTCGACTGGATGGGACAATGGGCCACCGAAGGCGCCGATGAGCAGACCATCCGCTCCTTCCTCGGCCGGATGCTGTTCTCTCAGAACGAGATCAAGAAATCCACCCGCGTCATCTCAGGGGGTGAACAGGGGCGGATGCTGTTCGGCAAGCTGATGATGCAAAAGCCCAACATCCTGGTGATGGATGAACCCACCAACCACATGGATATGGAATCCATCGAGGCGCTCAACCTGGCCCTGGAGAACTACGCAGGCACCCTGCTGTTCGTCTCCCATGACCGTCAGTTTGTGTCTTCCGTGGCCACCCGCATCATCGAGCTGAAGGCGGACGGCATCACCGACTTCCACGGCACCTACGATGAGTACCTGCGCAGCCAGGGCGTCGAAGGCTAA
- a CDS encoding efflux transporter outer membrane subunit: protein MRLLPLTLALMLSGCAVGPDYQRPELPLPEHFDATPGVSAHLGTLPWRQFFLDPQLQLLIDRALADNLSLEVTRSRLQAAREQTTVTDAALYPELSLGLSAERESDSGLTNSDPEIADTFNLDGMVSWEVDLWGANRRRSDASYAQLLSSKQQLNLATLSLVSDVASRYYEWLDIEQRYRISKDTARVRLEELKLARLRKENGVISGLEVRQAEVEYQSARTTLPALDFDRHQKQNQLKLLLGSYELETQYQAPQGLSALGITDVLAIGVPSDMLSQRPDVAVAEQQLIAANASLGVAEAALLPSFTISGSYGIESEKLGDILDSEGVTWSLLGGLTQPLFNSGKLNAQKRIATEELKQAELAYREAVLTAYTEVSDALASVRRAQSAMEAQQELVNASQEYVRLARLRYLNGVATSLDLLDAQRQLFSAQLALSQLQRDQLLAHINLYRALGGGLTADPPDSQAG from the coding sequence ATGAGACTGCTGCCCCTGACCCTGGCCCTGATGCTCAGCGGCTGTGCCGTCGGCCCCGACTACCAGCGCCCGGAGCTGCCCCTGCCGGAACACTTTGACGCCACCCCTGGGGTCAGTGCCCATCTGGGCACCCTGCCCTGGCGCCAGTTCTTCCTCGACCCTCAGCTGCAGCTGTTGATTGACCGGGCCCTGGCGGACAACCTCAGCCTGGAGGTCACCCGTTCCCGGCTTCAGGCGGCAAGGGAGCAGACCACGGTCACCGACGCCGCCCTCTATCCGGAGCTCAGCCTGGGCCTGTCCGCCGAGCGGGAGAGCGACAGCGGCCTGACCAACAGCGACCCGGAGATCGCCGACACCTTCAACCTGGACGGCATGGTGAGCTGGGAGGTGGATCTCTGGGGCGCCAACCGCCGCCGCAGTGACGCCAGTTACGCCCAGTTGCTCAGCAGCAAACAGCAACTGAACCTGGCCACCCTAAGCCTGGTCAGCGACGTGGCCAGCCGCTACTACGAATGGCTGGACATCGAGCAGCGCTACCGCATCTCCAAAGACACCGCCCGCGTGAGACTGGAAGAGTTGAAGCTGGCGCGACTGCGCAAGGAAAATGGGGTGATCTCCGGACTGGAAGTGCGTCAGGCGGAGGTGGAGTACCAGTCCGCCCGCACCACTTTGCCAGCCTTGGACTTTGACCGTCATCAGAAGCAGAATCAGCTGAAGCTGCTGCTGGGCAGCTATGAACTGGAGACCCAGTATCAGGCCCCTCAGGGTCTTTCCGCCCTGGGGATCACCGACGTATTGGCCATCGGGGTGCCGTCTGACATGCTCAGTCAGCGGCCCGATGTTGCGGTGGCCGAACAACAACTGATCGCTGCTAATGCCTCTCTCGGAGTGGCGGAAGCCGCCCTGCTGCCCAGCTTCACCATCAGCGGCAGCTACGGCATAGAGAGCGAAAAATTGGGAGACATTCTCGACAGCGAAGGGGTGACCTGGAGCCTGCTGGGAGGTCTGACCCAGCCGCTGTTCAATTCGGGCAAGCTCAATGCCCAGAAACGCATCGCGACCGAAGAGCTGAAACAGGCGGAGCTGGCCTATCGGGAGGCGGTGCTGACCGCCTACACCGAGGTCAGTGATGCCCTGGCCAGTGTCCGCCGCGCCCAGAGCGCCATGGAAGCCCAGCAGGAGCTGGTCAACGCCTCACAGGAGTATGTGCGCCTGGCCAGACTCAGGTACCTGAACGGCGTAGCCACCTCCCTGGATCTGCTGGACGCCCAGCGGCAACTGTTCAGCGCCCAGCTGGCCCTGAGCCAGCTGCAAAGGGACCAGTTGCTGGCCCACATCAACCTCTACCGCGCCCTGGGTGGCGGCCTGACCGCCGATCCGCCAGACAGTCAGGCGGGCTGA
- a CDS encoding MFS transporter, producing MSIFRFPPLVWLGIGVLIISLGIRQSFGIFLSPMVMDFGTGREFFSFAIALQNLLFGVFQPFVGMAADRFGPSRIIVAGSIAYGSGLLLTALTTQPDWLYISLGGLVGLGLSATSYVIILGAVARAVPAEHAAKAFGLTTAAGSFGMFAVIPGAQAMLTHFDWRVTMELFAVACTLMVAFASFIKPASAKSSATRDVQDNQTLKQALSEAFRHRGYWFIHAGFFVCGFHVMFIATHLPSYLADKGLTAQVAALALAYVGIFNIFGSYFWGLMGDHFDKRYVMTTLYLVRTVVITGFVTLPVTDATASLFGAAIGFCWLGTVPLTSGLVRQIFGARYLSTLYGLVFFTHQVGSFLGAWAGGRIYDHYGTYEPIWWSTIVLAFAAALLHLPIDARPVVRLQPQPA from the coding sequence ATGAGTATTTTCCGTTTCCCCCCCTTGGTGTGGCTGGGCATCGGTGTGCTGATCATCAGTCTGGGCATTCGCCAGTCATTCGGCATCTTCCTCTCTCCCATGGTGATGGACTTTGGCACCGGCCGAGAGTTCTTCTCCTTCGCCATCGCCCTGCAGAACTTGCTGTTTGGGGTGTTTCAGCCTTTCGTCGGCATGGCGGCAGACCGGTTCGGGCCCAGCCGCATCATCGTTGCCGGCTCCATCGCTTATGGCTCCGGCCTGTTGCTGACCGCGTTGACCACTCAGCCGGATTGGCTTTACATCTCTTTGGGTGGCCTGGTGGGCCTGGGACTCAGTGCCACCAGCTATGTGATCATTCTGGGAGCGGTGGCCAGAGCGGTGCCTGCGGAGCACGCGGCCAAGGCCTTTGGCCTGACGACGGCGGCGGGGTCTTTCGGCATGTTTGCGGTGATCCCCGGTGCCCAGGCGATGCTGACTCACTTCGACTGGCGGGTCACCATGGAGCTGTTTGCCGTGGCCTGTACCCTGATGGTGGCCTTTGCCTCCTTCATTAAGCCGGCGTCAGCGAAGAGTTCTGCGACCAGGGACGTTCAGGACAACCAGACCCTGAAGCAGGCCCTGAGCGAGGCGTTTCGCCATCGCGGCTACTGGTTTATTCATGCGGGGTTCTTCGTCTGCGGCTTCCACGTGATGTTTATCGCCACCCATCTCCCCAGTTACCTGGCGGACAAGGGGCTGACGGCTCAGGTGGCTGCCCTGGCGCTGGCCTATGTGGGGATTTTCAATATCTTCGGCTCCTACTTCTGGGGCCTGATGGGAGACCACTTCGATAAGCGCTATGTGATGACCACCCTCTATCTGGTGCGCACCGTGGTGATTACTGGCTTCGTGACCCTGCCGGTGACCGACGCTACCGCGTCCCTGTTTGGCGCCGCCATCGGTTTCTGCTGGCTGGGCACCGTGCCTCTGACCTCAGGTCTGGTGAGGCAGATCTTCGGCGCCCGCTACCTTTCCACCCTCTATGGGCTGGTGTTCTTTACCCATCAGGTGGGCAGCTTCCTGGGGGCCTGGGCCGGTGGCCGCATCTACGACCACTACGGCACCTATGAGCCCATCTGGTGGAGCACCATAGTGTTGGCCTTTGCCGCCGCGCTGCTGCACCTGCCCATCGACGCCCGGCCAGTGGTCAGGCTGCAGCCTCAGCCCGCCTGA
- a CDS encoding glycine zipper family protein has protein sequence MKRIVMVLILTLPSVSGLAEDYIIYPAAGQSGEQQKQDTMECQAWATDNTGVNPVKLASEPAPAKAETGGERARGALGGAAAGAAVGAIAGDTGEGAAIGAAVGVMRGGAKKRRTEAANQQAQADKQAEKEGQMAQYVRAFKACMEGRSYTIK, from the coding sequence ATGAAACGCATCGTCATGGTTCTGATATTGACCCTTCCCTCTGTCAGTGGTCTTGCTGAGGATTACATTATCTATCCGGCGGCTGGCCAGAGTGGTGAACAACAGAAGCAAGACACCATGGAGTGCCAGGCTTGGGCGACCGACAACACCGGCGTGAACCCGGTTAAACTGGCGAGTGAGCCGGCTCCGGCCAAGGCGGAAACGGGTGGTGAAAGGGCCCGGGGGGCTTTGGGCGGGGCTGCTGCTGGAGCCGCTGTTGGTGCTATTGCGGGTGATACCGGAGAAGGTGCGGCCATCGGCGCTGCGGTGGGCGTGATGCGAGGCGGTGCCAAGAAACGCAGGACTGAAGCCGCCAATCAGCAGGCTCAGGCCGATAAACAGGCAGAGAAAGAGGGGCAGATGGCCCAATATGTGCGGGCATTCAAAGCTTGCATGGAGGGGCGGAGTTACACCATAAAATAG
- a CDS encoding multidrug efflux RND transporter permease subunit: MAQFFVNRPVFASVISIVIVLLGLVAMFQLPIDQYPYITPPQVKISASYPGATSVTAAESVATPLEQEVNGVPNMIYMSSKSTNSGSTNVTITFDVGTSPDLAAVDVQNATQQAFGSLPIDVQTEGVSVSKEASVELLKLALTSDDERFDEIYLSNYATINITSALKRIPGVGRTRNTGSRSYSMRIWLKPDMMAGYGLTTSDVIGAIKAQNKESPAGTIGTQPNSDQLSLTLPITAAGRLSSVQQFNEIIVRADADGSLIRLRDIARIELGSSAYTLQSQLNGANATIVQVYLLPGANALEVTRKVKETMADLATKFPAGVEWQVFYDASEFIEDSISEVVKTLIEALILVVAVVYLFLQNWRATLIPAVAVPVSLVGTLAAMLAFGFTINTVSLLALVLAIGIVVDDAIVVVENVERLMKEKGLSAAAATRAAMKELSGALVATSLVLAAVFVPVSFLAGITGIMYREFAVAITVSVLISTVVALTLSPALCAILLTAEESKPNALFRWINRVLDSATNRYVSLVGLTQSHAKRSYLAFAIMVGGVYLIMNQLPASFMPDEDQGRFFIDMTLPDGSTVNRTQEVLKKAEQYVMAHPAVAYSFTLAGENRRSGSNQANGQFEVILTPWEQRKGEGHTVKRVMHQLQKDLNQVLEAEFSLYLPSAVPGLGNGSGVEMELQDTSGTNFEGLIENAKELVEQLKRQPEVARAGLSLQSAIPQLRLSVDEAKAMAIGVTVSDIYSTIKTFTDSSTVNDFNLFGRVYRVKIQAEQEYRQFPDQIKDFYVRSSSGAMVPIGVLAEYDYSVGPASVTHYNMFSSASINVTPAPGYATGDVIKAIERVAKPLLPNTFRYEWSGLTYQEVQSANQTAVAVTLALVFVFLFLAALYESWTIPVAVLLIAPVAMLGAASATMVSGMESNLFFQIAFIALIGMAAKNSILIVEFANQLHKQGRSRVEAALEAAALRFRPILMTSMAFILGVLPLVLSTGPGAVSRQSIAIPILGGMILATSIGIVLVPLFFITCAGWLRSRNKPPLPEQTQTEEARP, from the coding sequence ATGGCCCAGTTCTTCGTCAATCGGCCGGTCTTTGCCAGCGTCATCTCCATCGTCATCGTCCTGCTGGGACTGGTGGCCATGTTCCAGCTGCCCATCGACCAGTACCCCTACATCACCCCGCCCCAGGTGAAGATCTCCGCATCCTACCCAGGGGCCACCTCGGTGACCGCCGCCGAGTCGGTGGCCACCCCGCTGGAGCAGGAGGTCAACGGGGTGCCCAACATGATCTACATGAGCTCCAAGAGCACCAACTCAGGCAGCACCAACGTCACCATCACCTTCGATGTGGGCACCAGCCCGGACCTGGCGGCGGTGGATGTGCAGAACGCCACCCAGCAGGCGTTCGGCAGTCTGCCCATCGACGTGCAGACCGAAGGGGTGTCTGTGTCCAAGGAAGCCTCGGTGGAGCTGCTGAAGCTGGCGTTGACCTCAGACGATGAACGCTTCGATGAGATCTACCTGAGTAACTACGCCACCATCAACATCACCTCGGCCCTGAAACGGATCCCCGGAGTGGGCCGCACCCGTAACACCGGCTCGCGCAGCTACTCCATGCGCATCTGGCTCAAGCCGGACATGATGGCCGGCTACGGCCTGACCACCTCGGACGTGATAGGCGCCATCAAGGCGCAGAACAAGGAGAGCCCGGCGGGCACCATAGGCACTCAGCCCAACAGCGACCAGTTGTCACTGACCCTGCCCATTACCGCCGCCGGCCGCCTCTCCAGTGTGCAGCAGTTCAATGAGATCATCGTCCGCGCCGACGCCGATGGCTCGCTGATCCGCCTGAGGGACATCGCCCGCATCGAACTGGGCTCCTCCGCCTACACCCTGCAATCCCAGCTCAACGGCGCCAACGCCACCATCGTCCAGGTCTACCTGCTGCCCGGCGCCAACGCCCTGGAGGTCACCCGCAAGGTGAAGGAGACCATGGCGGATCTGGCCACCAAATTCCCCGCCGGCGTGGAGTGGCAGGTGTTCTATGACGCCTCGGAGTTTATCGAGGACTCCATCTCCGAGGTGGTCAAAACCCTGATCGAGGCGCTGATCCTGGTGGTGGCCGTGGTCTACCTGTTCCTGCAGAACTGGCGCGCCACCCTGATCCCCGCCGTCGCCGTGCCCGTCTCCCTGGTGGGCACCCTGGCGGCGATGCTGGCCTTCGGATTTACCATCAACACCGTCAGCCTGCTGGCCCTGGTGCTGGCCATCGGCATCGTGGTGGACGACGCCATTGTGGTGGTGGAGAACGTCGAGCGACTGATGAAGGAGAAGGGCCTAAGCGCGGCGGCAGCCACCCGGGCCGCCATGAAGGAGCTCTCCGGTGCCCTGGTGGCCACCAGCCTGGTACTGGCGGCGGTGTTTGTTCCCGTCTCCTTCCTGGCGGGGATCACCGGCATCATGTACCGGGAGTTCGCCGTGGCCATTACCGTGTCGGTGCTGATCTCCACTGTGGTGGCCCTGACCCTGAGCCCGGCCCTGTGCGCCATTTTGCTCACCGCCGAGGAGAGCAAGCCCAATGCCCTGTTCCGCTGGATCAACCGGGTCCTGGACTCCGCCACCAACCGCTATGTTTCCCTGGTGGGGCTGACCCAGTCTCACGCCAAACGCAGCTATCTGGCCTTCGCCATCATGGTGGGCGGGGTCTACCTGATCATGAACCAACTGCCCGCCAGCTTTATGCCGGACGAGGATCAGGGGCGCTTCTTCATCGACATGACTCTGCCCGACGGCTCCACGGTCAACCGCACCCAGGAGGTGCTGAAGAAAGCCGAGCAGTATGTGATGGCCCACCCGGCAGTGGCCTACTCCTTTACCCTGGCGGGGGAGAACCGCCGCTCCGGCTCCAACCAGGCCAACGGCCAGTTTGAGGTGATTCTCACCCCCTGGGAGCAGCGCAAAGGCGAGGGGCACACGGTCAAGAGGGTGATGCACCAGTTGCAGAAGGATCTGAACCAGGTGCTGGAGGCGGAGTTCAGCCTCTACCTGCCTTCTGCAGTACCTGGCCTGGGCAACGGCTCCGGGGTGGAGATGGAACTGCAGGACACCTCAGGCACCAACTTCGAGGGTCTGATTGAGAACGCCAAGGAGCTGGTGGAGCAGCTCAAGCGCCAGCCGGAAGTTGCCCGGGCCGGACTCTCCCTGCAGTCGGCCATTCCGCAGCTGAGGCTGTCGGTGGATGAAGCCAAGGCGATGGCCATCGGCGTCACCGTGTCCGACATCTACAGCACCATCAAGACCTTCACCGACTCCTCCACGGTCAACGACTTCAACCTGTTTGGCCGGGTGTACCGGGTGAAGATCCAGGCTGAGCAGGAGTACCGCCAGTTCCCGGATCAGATCAAGGACTTCTATGTGCGCTCCAGCAGTGGTGCCATGGTGCCCATCGGCGTGCTGGCCGAGTATGACTACAGCGTCGGGCCGGCGTCGGTCACCCACTACAACATGTTCTCCAGCGCCTCCATCAACGTCACCCCGGCACCGGGCTACGCCACCGGCGACGTGATCAAGGCGATCGAACGGGTGGCCAAGCCACTGCTGCCCAACACCTTCCGCTACGAGTGGAGCGGCCTGACCTATCAGGAGGTGCAATCCGCCAACCAGACCGCCGTCGCCGTTACCCTGGCCCTGGTGTTCGTGTTCCTGTTCCTGGCAGCCCTGTATGAGAGCTGGACCATCCCGGTGGCGGTGCTGTTGATCGCCCCGGTGGCCATGCTGGGGGCGGCATCCGCCACCATGGTCAGCGGCATGGAGAGCAACCTGTTCTTCCAGATTGCCTTTATTGCCCTCATCGGCATGGCCGCCAAAAACTCCATCCTGATTGTTGAGTTTGCCAACCAGCTGCATAAGCAGGGCCGCTCCCGGGTGGAGGCTGCTCTGGAGGCGGCGGCGTTGCGTTTCCGTCCCATCCTGATGACCTCCATGGCCTTCATTCTCGGGGTGCTGCCACTGGTGCTGTCCACCGGACCTGGCGCGGTCAGTCGTCAGTCCATCGCCATCCCTATTCTCGGCGGCATGATTCTGGCCACCAGCATCGGCATCGTGCTGGTGCCCCTGTTCTTTATCACCTGCGCTGGCTGGCTGAGATCCCGCAACAAACCGCCACTGCCAGAGCAGACCCAAACCGAGGAGGCACGCCCATGA
- a CDS encoding chromophore lyase CpcT/CpeT: MRLLTTLFLLFHLTQPAQAIDAKDQLAQWMSGSYSSETQSKELRNYFNLNLHIVPIWTERSDGPWFYSEHASSKRPERPFRQRVLRLETAPSGVLLHLYELPTPRHFAGAWHSRAPLKSLSPEQLLPKPGCNVELSYDPKTLGYKGRTNSGTCTNRMYGASYAQTDLEIYSDRIIRWTKGYDDKGQQLWGAALGGYRFEKKSF; this comes from the coding sequence ATGAGGCTACTGACTACACTGTTTCTGCTGTTTCACCTGACTCAACCGGCTCAGGCCATTGACGCCAAAGATCAATTGGCTCAGTGGATGTCAGGCAGTTACAGCAGCGAGACCCAGTCAAAGGAGCTTCGCAACTACTTCAACCTCAATCTGCATATCGTCCCCATCTGGACGGAGCGCAGCGACGGCCCCTGGTTCTACTCGGAACACGCCTCCTCAAAACGACCTGAACGCCCCTTCCGTCAACGGGTGCTGCGCCTGGAGACCGCCCCCTCAGGCGTTCTGCTCCACCTGTACGAGTTACCCACGCCCCGGCACTTTGCCGGCGCCTGGCATTCGAGAGCCCCCCTGAAATCGCTATCCCCAGAGCAGCTACTACCCAAACCCGGCTGCAATGTTGAGCTGAGCTATGACCCCAAGACTCTGGGATACAAGGGGCGCACCAATTCCGGCACCTGCACCAACCGGATGTATGGCGCCAGCTATGCCCAAACCGACCTGGAGATCTACTCGGACCGCATCATCCGCTGGACCAAGGGGTACGATGACAAGGGACAACAGCTGTGGGGCGCCGCCCTGGGGGGCTACCGATTCGAAAAGAAGAGTTTCTAG
- a CDS encoding PACE efflux transporter, translated as MSTKERILHTLLFEAFALAIIVGLVPLFMQVETHTIAGISIALSLIAMGWNYAYNLMFDKMFGEDRNSRSALVRLGHGFGFELGLLPLTLPVLMWALSKSLWEVLLLDIGFILFFLVYAIVFNWGYDKARAALMTGNISCETAKEAS; from the coding sequence ATGTCTACCAAAGAGCGCATCCTCCATACCCTGCTGTTCGAAGCCTTTGCCCTGGCGATCATTGTCGGTCTGGTGCCGCTGTTCATGCAGGTGGAAACCCACACCATTGCCGGCATCTCCATCGCCCTGTCGCTGATCGCCATGGGATGGAACTACGCCTACAACCTGATGTTCGACAAGATGTTCGGTGAGGACCGAAACAGCCGCTCCGCTCTGGTTCGCCTGGGTCATGGGTTCGGATTTGAGCTCGGCCTGCTGCCCCTGACCCTGCCGGTACTGATGTGGGCACTGTCCAAGAGCCTGTGGGAAGTGCTGCTGCTGGACATCGGCTTTATCCTGTTCTTCCTGGTCTACGCCATCGTCTTCAACTGGGGATACGATAAGGCACGAGCCGCCTTGATGACCGGAAACATCAGCTGTGAAACCGCTAAAGAGGCAAGTTAA